Proteins from one Triticum aestivum cultivar Chinese Spring chromosome 7A, IWGSC CS RefSeq v2.1, whole genome shotgun sequence genomic window:
- the LOC123148042 gene encoding WAT1-related protein At3g30340 encodes MGGGSGGGGVWPVVVMVFLNAIAAVMVSLVKVAMNGGLDPLVLVTLQQLTAAIFLGPIAYFREGKARPRMTLEIFAYLFASAALGAALRQYMIFVALRYTTATFVTAFSNVAPVLTFLLAAATRSESLKLRTATGVAKLAGTLVSLAGAMVLTFYRGVPLTHAHHGQLHYSAPSPVGADPAAGKRWTLGTVAILGNCVCLSCWFLLHGRLARKYPYVYSCNAFMSTFSFLQVAAVGLCAHRSLGLAAWLVTSKFQILTILYAGVVGCGVSFVLLTWCIEKRGPVFVAAFIPVVQIIVSVMDFTVLHETLYLGSVLGSVLVIGGLYLLLWGKRQEALQQPPKIAEDDREQQQQQAVQHQQQQQQQVQVQMQP; translated from the exons ATGGGaggggggagcggcggcggcggggtgtggccggtggtggtgatggtgttCCTCAACGCGATCGCGGCGGTCATGGTGTCGCTCGTCAAGGTGGCCATGAACGGCGGGCTGGACCCGCTGGTGCTCGTGACGCTGCAGCAGCTCACGGCCGCCATCTTCCTCGGCCCCATCGCCTACTTCCGGGAGGGCAAGGCGCGGCCGAGGATGACGCTGGAGATCTTCGCCTACCTCTTCGCCAGCGCGGCGCTGGGGGCGGCGCTGCGGCAGTACATGATCTTCGTGGCGCTGCGCTACACCACGGCCACCTTCGTCACGGCCTTCTCCAACGTGGCGCCGGTCCTCAccttcctcctcgccgccgccacgcgGTCCGAGTCCCTGAAGCTCAGGACCGCCACGGGCGTCGCCAAGCTCGCGGGCACGCTGGTGTCGCTCGCGGGCGCCATGGTGCTCACCTTCTACCGCGGCGTGCCCCTCACCCACGCCCACCACGGCCAGCTGCACTACTCCGCGCCGTCGCCGGTGGGCGCCGACCCTGCCGCCGGCAAGAGGTGGACGCTGGGCACGGTGGCGATCCTGGGCAACTGCGTGTGCCTCTCCTGCTGGTTCCTGCTGCACGGCCGGCTCGCCCGCAAGTACCCCTACGTCTACTCCTGCAACGCCTTCATGTCCACCTTCAGCTTCCTCCAGGTGGCCGCCGTCGGGCTCTGCGCCCACCGCAGCCTCGGCCTCGCCGCCTGGCTCGTCACCTCCAAGTTCCAGATCCTCACCATCCTCTACGCC GGCGTGGTGGGGTGCGGGGTGTCGTTCGTGCTGCTGACGTGGTGCATCGAGAAGCGGGGGCCGGTGTTCGTGGCGGCCTTCATCCCGGTGGTGCAGATCATCGTCTCCGTCATGGACTTCACCGTGCTGCACGAGACGCTCTACCTCGGAAG TGTGCTGGGATCGGTGTTGGTGATAGGTGGGCTGTACCTGCTGCTGTGGGGCAAGAGGCAGGAGGCCCTGCAGCAGCCTCCAAAAATTGCAGAGGATGACagagagcagcaacagcagcaagcagtgcagcaccagcagcaacagcaacaacaggtGCAAGTCCAGATGCAGCCCTGA
- the LOC123148043 gene encoding ferredoxin--NADP reductase, leaf isozyme 1, chloroplastic, with the protein MAAVTAAAVSLRAATTTSTSPSSAPQHSHCSFPCAARTTAVSRRGVLTVRAQAVSTDAAPVKEKKVSKKQEEGVVTNKFRPKEPYVGKCLLNTKITADDAPGETWHMVFSTDGEVPYKEGQSIGVVADGQDKNGKPHKLRLYSIASSALGDFGDAKTVSLCVKRLVYTNDAGEVVKGVCSNFLCDLKPGADVNITGPVGKEMLMPKDPNATIIMLATGTGIAPFRSFLWKMFFEKYEDYKFNGLAWLFLGVPTSSSLLYPEEFGKMKAKAPDNFRVDYAISREETNAAGEKMYIQTRMAEYKDELWELLKKDNTYVYMCGLKGMEKGIDEIMIPLASKEGIDWIDYRKQLKKSEQWNVEVY; encoded by the exons ATGGCCGCCGTCACGGCCGCGGCCGTCTCCCTCCGGGCCgcaaccaccacctccacctccccgTCCAGCGCGCCGCAGCACTCCCACTGCAGCTTCCCGTGCGCCGCAAGAACGACCGCCGTCTCCCGCCGCGGCGTGCTCACCGTCCGGGCGCAGGCCGTCTCCACGGATGCGGCGCCGGTGAAGGAGAAGAAGGTGTCCAAGAAGCAGGAGGAGGGGGTGGTGACCAACAAGTTCCGGCCCAAGGAGCCGTACGTGGGCAAGTGCCTGCTCAACACCAAGATCACCGCGGACGACGCGCCCGGGGAGACGTGGCACATGGTCTTCTCCACCGACGGCGAGGTGCCCTACAAGGAGGGCCAGTCCATCGGCGTCGTCGCCGACGGCCAGGACAAGAACGGCAAGCCCCACAAGCTCCGCCTCTACTCCATCGCCAGCAGCGCCCTCGGCGACTTCGGCGACGCCAAGACC GTCTCGCTGTGCGTCAAGCGGCTCGTCTACACCAACGACGCCGGGGAGGTCGTCAAGGGCGTCTGCTCCAATTTCCTGT GCGACCTGAAGCCCGGTGCCGATGTCAACATAACAGGGCCGGTAGGCAAAGAAATGCTCATGCCTAAAGACCCAAATGCTACTATCATCATG CTCGCGACAGGGACCGGTATCGCGccattccggtcattcttgtgGAAGATGTTCTTTGAGAAGTATGAAGACTACAAG TTCAATGGCCTAGCCTGGCTCTTCTTGGGAGTTCCGACCAGCAGCTCTCTGCTCTACCCAGAG GAGTTTGGGAAGATGAAGGCGAAGGCGCCGGACAACTTCCGGGTCGACTACGCCATCAGCAGGGAGGAGACCAACGCGGCGGGAGAGAAGATGTACATCCAGACCAGGATGGCAGAGTACAAGGATGAGCTGTGGGAGCTTCTGAAGAAAGACAACACCTATGTGTACATGTGTGGACTGAAGGGCATGGAGAAGGGTATTGATGAGATCATGATCCCATTGGCTTCAAAAGAAG GGATCGACTGGATAGACTACAGGAAGCAACTGAAGAAGTCGGAGCAATGGAACGTCGAAGTCTACTGA